ttttcttcattatgtGCCGGATTTAAGAAATTCCACACAGTGAGGTTGTAGAACAATTGTAAAATCTGCCTTACATAATCTGGATTCCAAGCGTTGTATGTCGGTCGTTTTTCAGCCTCAATCACAATGTATGCCAGAAAAACCACAAGAAGCATGAAAGGGCTGATAAAGCGCCAAGTGACCTGCCAGTACATGTTCGGCCTCCGACCCGTCATCCATTCAACATCGTCATTAAACCTGCGAGCAAATGGGCGCTTTTCAACAAATCATTCATATACTTAGTAATATTGAAAGTATAATGTTGACAGAAATTACAATATCACCTATTTATTCCATAGATGTATACCACACTCATGATCTCAAAGAATGCTATGATGAGCAGAGGCATGGATCCCACATAGCTGTTGAATATCTCTAGCCAGTAGTTTCCAGAGCCCAGAGTAAAGATGAGGGCCACAGTAAAGGAGGTGAGACATATTAACCCTATGAGCAAAAAAAGAGTAAATGTAGCAATCAAGATTTTGTTCACCAATATGGAAATCTTTAGACAGCCTACCTGTACAAAAGTCATTTGAATACATGTGTGTATAAAAGAAAAGTGCGCCTGCATTTAGACATCATGCAGCCAATGTCACTTTAGATGCTATTTTTCACACATATAAGCAATTTTTTTAGTATATAAATCTGCCACTACATATgccaatatttattttaaatgtgaagataTAATTACACATGGAAATGGGAAAGTTATGAAATCAAATATGTTGAAACACTGTGTATGTTTGATTGAAATTTCCACATGcgatatttttaaatgtgtgttataATCACTGTTATGTAGAGAAAGTAAAATAGTTCTTTTGcgctttaatttaaaaaaaataatataatacaaattaATGCTGTCAGTGCCCTAAATGGCCAAACTGCAAATACCTTACATATCACATTGTTCAATTTACCTGTGAATATCTCCTTAGGCATCCAGGGTGGAACCATGTGCAGATCCAGTAGAGGAGTGAGGACCCCCTCTAGATTTCCAAACATGGAGGACAGGCCCAGGCTGAAGAGCATGACAAAGAAGAGCACTGACCACACCTGAGAGCCTGGCATTTTTATCACCGCCTCAGTGAACACAATAAAGGCCAGTCCAGTTCCAGAGGCACTCTACAGGTAGGACAGGACACATGACGTCATAGACACCCTCACTAAACTTCATTCAGAAAACTCTTTTAATAGTAAGAGATGTACTATACCTGGTCCAGGAAAGTCTGTAGATTGCAGGTCTTTAGATTGAGGTTTTCAACCTTCATGGGATCAGTTCTATTGAGATAGTTGAACCAGTCATCGTAGTTTTTAAGTGTTATGTTTTCATCGCCAATGTCAAATGCATTTGTCAATGTCAGTATGTTCCTGAAATCAACAAGAAATTAAACCAGTCAGTTAATATTTGTATTACaagtttgttattattaatactaaCTAGATGGGGAAATAGAAAATATTCTTTTgaacgattaattgattgtttaagTTATGTAtgtaagtaaaaatacaaaatatctgTTACTTGTAGTGTTAGAGGTAAgacttcctttcctttttttttttaaaacttatttcagtttcatatcaaacttttttttgacTGATACTTAAGTAATAATACAGTGACTATAGTATAGTTACAGCAGTCACACTGCTTTGAGGTCTGAATgatttataattaaataatcattagttgtgcATACAATAACAATACTGTATAATTATCAAGCTGGATATACTGTACTATAGAACACCATAATTACATTGGTACATACCAATTTCGGCAGTCATTGTAGTTTTCATTTGCTTTGAATCCAAGAATTGCAAAAATAGGAATTGACGCATATATTGATGTAAAACTGTTCACACATCCAACAATTAGGGCATCTCTCTCACAATTATTTCTGCAAAGATAAAatactgtcttttattttttgtattttgtacattatactgtttttcatgaatgaaatatattcaaaaatatCTTACTTCTGGGGATTATAACTA
The sequence above is drawn from the Thunnus maccoyii chromosome 10, fThuMac1.1, whole genome shotgun sequence genome and encodes:
- the LOC121904966 gene encoding sodium-dependent neutral amino acid transporter B(0)AT3-like produces the protein MILAWVLWYFFHSFQSPLPWRDCPVNLNHTGYVSECEKSSPVNYFWYHETLNITPNIETSGSLQWWLVLCLASAWCLVYICFIRGIETIGKAIYVTATFPYLVLTIFLVRALTLPGASDGLIYLFTPDWETLKNPKVWLDAATQIFFSLSLAFGGLIAFSSYNPQKNNCERDALIVGCVNSFTSIYASIPIFAILGFKANENYNDCRNWNILTLTNAFDIGDENITLKNYDDWFNYLNRTDPMKVENLNLKTCNLQTFLDQSASGTGLAFIVFTEAVIKMPGSQVWSVLFFVMLFSLGLSSMFGNLEGVLTPLLDLHMVPPWMPKEIFTGLICLTSFTVALIFTLGSGNYWLEIFNSYVGSMPLLIIAFFEIMSVVYIYGINRFNDDVEWMTGRRPNMYWQVTWRFISPFMLLVVFLAYIVIEAEKRPTYNAWNPDYVHFPLADVLHYPEWVFVICVLLSVLPVVSIPLVALYKFTGFLKKRIMNRHNQNPYANEF